The following proteins are co-located in the Planctomycetia bacterium genome:
- the rpsP gene encoding 30S ribosomal protein S16 has translation MRVQGRKHRHFFRMCAMDKRQPNDGRFIEELGTYDPHVKDNDKTVVLNPERIKYWLSVGAQPTHRCKVIIDKFMKKFEEQAKTETISGHVPLDPNKAKV, from the coding sequence TTGCGGGTACAGGGCCGAAAACACCGGCACTTCTTCCGCATGTGTGCCATGGATAAACGCCAGCCAAATGATGGGCGGTTTATCGAAGAATTAGGGACTTACGATCCCCATGTGAAGGATAACGACAAGACTGTCGTGCTGAATCCCGAACGCATCAAGTACTGGCTGAGCGTGGGCGCTCAACCTACCCACCGATGCAAGGTGATTATCGATAAATTCATGAAGAAATTCGAGGAACAGGCCAAGACCGAAACGATCTCCGGCCATGTACCTCTCGATCCCAATAAAGCCAAGGTATAA
- a CDS encoding NPCBM/NEW2 domain-containing protein, with translation MSNYAHSCHSCQATLKYNDALIGQTLSCPRCKTAVTLPAPGDLPDDEEIITPVDVIEEETMTLTPDEKTVDPAKPLKKKKKKKKPARKAGWEMPAIALEPIVWQGLFAILGIGMVIWAIYAFTRWPDAQPYEADLWRPHEVAPYLKVLLPGTVKNETQQVPGLSIRMSSTQPNKDAIFGVAYSDGRMAPGRLQVGSETILNDTCSGYAAFLENMGAVEENRKPIKHKELPGKQLTMKVSEKKGYFLVRTYLVGTRLYFAIAGGRGLHEKHPDVVKFYDSFEITEVPNKPAELQQQPPVNKEEKPASPPERKKEPPASNEKSDKAVPAEKTPPAKVPVQELIPDQEVAPRLPIEPRPQFDVDPAIKPGMSTLFLSDMQEFGVSMAPPQWSFGKKGQLKSPSNNSILVNSKKYEQALSTHPGIDSRFCVYYLLGEKATRLNGAVGIDDTGSSSDGRFAIVGDGKLLWHSRKITQKGKVEPFNVDVTGVKVLSLQCWSAGSNYGCHCVWLDPVLTLQPGKK, from the coding sequence ATGTCGAACTATGCTCACTCCTGTCATTCCTGCCAGGCTACTTTGAAATACAACGATGCCCTGATCGGTCAGACGCTCTCTTGTCCACGCTGTAAAACCGCTGTCACTCTTCCAGCACCAGGCGACTTACCCGATGATGAGGAAATCATCACTCCGGTTGATGTCATCGAAGAGGAGACGATGACGCTGACTCCTGATGAAAAGACAGTTGATCCTGCCAAGCCGCTCAAGAAAAAGAAGAAGAAAAAGAAACCAGCCAGGAAAGCCGGCTGGGAAATGCCAGCCATCGCATTAGAACCCATCGTCTGGCAGGGGCTCTTTGCCATCCTGGGCATTGGCATGGTGATCTGGGCCATCTATGCCTTCACACGCTGGCCCGATGCACAGCCCTACGAAGCAGATCTCTGGCGACCTCATGAGGTTGCACCCTACCTGAAAGTACTGTTACCTGGAACGGTCAAGAATGAAACTCAACAGGTTCCCGGCCTCTCCATAAGAATGTCTAGCACACAACCAAATAAAGATGCCATCTTTGGTGTTGCCTATTCCGATGGCCGCATGGCACCCGGCAGATTGCAAGTCGGTTCGGAAACCATTCTCAACGATACCTGTTCAGGCTATGCTGCGTTCCTGGAAAACATGGGAGCTGTGGAGGAAAACAGGAAACCCATCAAGCACAAGGAATTGCCAGGCAAACAACTCACCATGAAGGTCTCCGAGAAGAAAGGCTACTTCCTCGTACGCACTTACCTGGTTGGAACGCGATTGTATTTCGCTATCGCTGGCGGCAGAGGCCTGCATGAGAAACACCCCGATGTCGTCAAGTTTTACGATTCGTTTGAAATCACCGAAGTGCCAAATAAACCAGCCGAGCTACAGCAACAACCACCAGTGAATAAAGAGGAGAAACCGGCATCTCCACCTGAACGCAAGAAGGAACCACCGGCGTCCAATGAGAAATCGGACAAGGCCGTTCCAGCGGAAAAAACTCCTCCTGCGAAAGTACCCGTGCAGGAATTGATCCCTGATCAGGAAGTCGCGCCGCGCCTGCCTATTGAACCAAGACCGCAGTTTGATGTTGATCCAGCCATCAAGCCCGGCATGTCCACCCTCTTCCTTTCCGACATGCAGGAGTTCGGCGTCAGCATGGCTCCACCACAGTGGTCTTTCGGAAAAAAGGGACAATTGAAATCACCCTCTAACAACAGCATTCTCGTCAACTCCAAAAAGTACGAACAGGCTCTCAGTACTCATCCCGGCATCGACAGTCGTTTCTGCGTTTACTACTTGCTGGGTGAAAAAGCAACCAGGCTTAATGGTGCCGTTGGCATCGACGACACAGGCAGTTCATCGGATGGCCGATTCGCTATCGTGGGTGATGGCAAACTTCTTTGGCATTCCAGAAAAATAACACAAAAAGGAAAAGTCGAACCGTTCAACGTCGATGTCACAGGCGTCAAAGTACTGTCACTGCAATGCTGGTCGGCCGGCAGCAACTACGGCTGTCACTGCGTCTGG